Sequence from the Ooceraea biroi isolate clonal line C1 chromosome 5, Obir_v5.4, whole genome shotgun sequence genome:
TCTCGATCTCCCCCGCGCACGTTCGACGAAAACGTGGGAACATCCCCAGATGGATTTCCTTCAGAAATCAAAATAGAAATCGTCCCGCAAGTatgttcaattaattaatccgtGATCATCGATGTCTGTTTCATGAATTCGGATGCACGTCACCAAGGAAGACTCGTACGCAGCTCTTTCTGTCCAATTTGCCAATCGGTATGCGAAACTGTCGCGCGATCGCATCGTCGAACGTGCGCGAGGACTTCCGGGAGCCGCAAGACTCACGAAGCTAAATGACCGGCCTCGCGGATCGCTGTGCCTCCTTCGCGAAAGGGCAGTAGATGCAGACAGTCTTTAAGTTTGGCCTTCCTGGATGTGTGCGTAATCGACTGAATCCACTCCGAACAAGAGTATAAAAAACAAGGCAGTTTCAAGTTTGGCCCATCAGATCGTTTAAACTAACGCGCTCTCGAAAGCGATGGAGAGCACGTGGATAAATCGAAAGGCCGAAGAGATAAATTGAGAAGAAGAACGCCGTATGGTCGCAGGGCGAAGGAGACGGTCCCATTCCGCGAGGCGGGCCACGAATCTTCGTCCGTAATCACGATCTCGAGATGATATCATAACGCGCGTACACCTTACTTCGGTAATCGAATCTATCTACTCGCGACGACGTCTAATTTCTATCGTAAATCGTTGCAAATTGGACCGACGACAGCACCGGGGGAAGAGTTAGCGTAGCGCTTCATTTCCGCGTCTCTCGGCTGCTTTCCTCGCGGCCGCCGGCTATCGAGAGAGAGGCGGAAGAGACCACGGAAGATGATGATTTTACAGGTTACACTGCCACAGTATCGTAGGGTGTGAGGAGTCCCCCGTGACCGCCGTGGGGGCTGCCGGTTTGCCGGCCGGGAGCTTCGTTTCTGCAACACAAACCTGCATTTTTGGCATCCGACGACGACCAAGCTGACGTTACGACTCCAACGCAAGTCCAACGATTGCCCTCGCGTGCAGACGTCTTCCGCGCGTTCTCGCACTCTAATCAGATCAGGAAATTTAAATAGCGCGTCTTTAATTTCTAAACGGTTTTTTGTTAAACAGACAGGCCGAGATACCTGACGAATCTCCATGAGAGAGGAAATGTTATACGAAAGAGAGATCTGCACGCGAATTTGGCGAGTGCATGCTATAACAACAGCCAGAGCAGTGACGACGGCaacgatatttaattatgcgatgaatgaaataaaatataaagatgatGATCGTAGGCATGTCAGTCGTTAGTAGCATCGCAGCAGTCCGGATAGAGGTTCAGTAGTAGCGGTGACAGTGGCAACACACAGCTGTAGTGGGAATCGGCGTTGCTTGACGTACTTGTATCGCATTCTATTCATTACTCGGATTAGTTACACAGCTACACGTTACACACTGTTAATAGTCGAAGGCCAACCGCATTAATCGAAGCTACATGCAAACACATGATCATATCGGTAAAGCGTTTCTCGGTGGAGAACTTGGGGGACTCGGTCATGTCCGTAAGCAACGTTCTGGAGGATCGTCTACTCTGATCGTCGCAAAACAAATCGAGTGATAGGTCGAACTTTTAAATGGGATATGATGAAACTCAGTGGAAAAATGGTGTACGACGCATCTCAAAAGCATCTCTTCGCAAGTCTTTAACAGTTCTTTGTACATCCTGATTTCGATTATGTTTGACAAACTTACGGCTTCCTGTGTAATTAGCCATGAAACAAGAAAAGATCAGACGTACGTTAAACAGACAATCAGACACATTGAATGTTCGAGGCTCTTTGAAAGTCTAGCGAACCACCGTGCACTCGACGCTCGGTCATTCAAATCACGTACTCGAGTGACCGAGTAAGAGAAAGTGAGAACACGAATTGAGAGAACTCGTTACCGAACTCGATGCAGCTTGATCCTCCACGGAGGAAGATAGAGATGAGAGCCGGATCGCGGTCGAGCGACCGCAACGAGCGATCGTGAGCGATCGTCGCTGAATTCGAAAAACGTTCTTGCGGGAAAAGCGTTTCGATGAACGCGTATCCCTCTCGCGGGAGGGAAACGATCGCTCGAGACACAGCGGCGGAAATAATGGTGTAACGCCATTAAAGACCGTCCACCGTTAACCAAGCTCACTCGCGCTCTACTGACCTCTCTATGAGTTTACGCATCTCCTCGGTGGTCATGCCGTCCTTGCCGCGAGCATTCACTGAAATAGAAAAACACACGGCACGATTGACACAACGATTAAACTACTACGACAACACGTAACATGCAATTTGTGGAAGCGATGAACCATtagagaatttaaaaaaattgaaaaaaaaagaagagtaaaGACACATAAATCCACGGCGAGTCTTCTCCATTCGCGACTCGCTCGCCATGCGATATACGTCCGCATAATGAGCCGCCGATACGCCTAATGATGCGTAGTGCATAGTAAAACGAGCATCTGTAGTAATGGAGCTGAATCGGAGTGATGCCTCAGGGAGGGAAGCATGTCGCCAGACTGACGAGGATCGAACGGGGAAGGGCGAGCCCTTAGGCTCCTCCCGATCAAACCAAGTCAGGTCTCGGCTTCATGGTCTGGCCTCCGGCTCGTTCTCCGACTAATCGCGAATTTTTCTACTGACCGCCGTAGTTGCGGTTGACAAGCTGATCACGGTCGCACTCGGCCTCGCTGATCTCGTTGCTCTCCTTGCTGTCGTTGAAGCTGGAATTGTTCTGATCCTGGTGGTTCCTCGGCGGCGGTGGAGGCGGTTCAGGCGAGCCAGAAACGGGAATGTTGCGAATTGATCCTACGCTGCGACGTCCGACAGATCCGCGAGATCCGTAATGATCGTAGGGTGCGCCGTATTGCGATCCGTACTGCGATCCATACTGGTCTTCCTCGGGTGCGCAATTGGCCGGGTCGTCGTATTCGGGCGAGAAGACGTTGTGGGTACCGCTGCCGCCTCCTTGGGATGGTACTCGAGAGTAGCGGCCGTTCTGACGAGGCTGTGGAAACGATCGATCGTGACTTTAACAATGTTTGCTGACGGAGCGAACGTAATTTGCGAAATAAAtggattttataaatgttctGCGAGAGCACAGAATGTTTTCGTTTGCGATGCGCATATTGCTCTTGCGGACTTGCGAATGAGAGGTAAGATACCATGGATTGAGATCCGGAGCGACTGTGAGCGGAAGCGTTGGTCGGATGTCCTACGGGTGGTCCCATGGTGCCGGAGTGACCGTTTCCTGGGTGAGGGAATGTCTGAAACTGCATGGCCTTACTTGGATCCATCTCCTCGCGGAATCCCAGAAGGTGGAAGGTCGCATACGGGCAGATCTCATCCTCCATACCTGCAAATGGGCAATCAAGCAGGGTAGACTCTGCCGTTATGGGTGAGAAATCTAGGAGACGGGATTTGTTGAACGATAAAGATTGCTTCGACGGTGTCTCcttgtgtataaaaaaacCATCGCGATGATTTCAGATTTACTTCGAAACGGAACAAGATTGTGAGAGCAATCTTTCCCTCGACTGAATTCACATGCGCCTTCTATCGCGGATTTAAACGAGGCAGAAAGGAAACTTTACTCACTTTAAGTTTCTTCTTTCCTCGATTCTCTCGTTCTACATTTATGAGAACTTTAAATCTTCCATAACTGATCATgcgtattaaaaaatgtgtttGAATAGACTTGAGTCCATTGACGCCCGATTCATCTTATCGATCAGTCACGTAATCTTTATTAAACacgtataaatttattctgcgattaattaattaacattttacacTTCGCTGTTATGTAGATGAGCAATTAACCGAAACCTTAAATCGATATGACGATAACGGGCACACGGAGACCTTGAAAGATCTTCTCGAAAGAtgatgaatgaatgaatgtaATTCCTTTCTACATGGTATTCGTGTTGTCTGTCGGCGTGCTATGAGCGCAAGCATGCGAAAACGTGCAACATCGAGTGACGTGCCGGAATTAAAATGACACGAGGGTTCAAGTGGTACGGGTGGGGGACTTACGAAGACCGAGCTGGGACCGAGCCAGCAACGTCAGCCGGTTCCGGCCTGCGATCATCGATCGGGCGAATGCCGGATACCCCCATGAACCGAAATTGCTATTACCAACCTCTGTGCGGGAGACCTTCTGCGCTGCCCATACGTGGTGGCGGCGGGCATCTTCTGTTGGGCACGTAGTGACTCAATTCCTCATACATGTGCCGTCTCGGATCCCACGTCGAGTGACTCCTTACCGAGCCAGTTCCACCTATCGAACACATACTACAAAGGTCGTACGACACGCTGGTGCCTACCAAGATTCGTTTTACCAACCGACCAACCCTGTTCCCTTTGGCTGGCTCGAGACTCGGGGGGGATGTCTTTTTgtctttcttgtttttttctttctttcctaaAGACACGATTGTTATATGCGAATCGGCATTATACTCGACACTCGTTAGGCACCAACGGCGTGATAAGCGCAAACAAATAGGAACAAATGAACGAATAATGGTCTCCGCTGGGACACACACCTCGGTAATGTAAGAACGAATAACGTGAGAACATTTCGAAGCGAGAGGCGAGCGAAAAATAGAAACTGGCAATGATGTATGATCGTGTGTCTGGCATGGGAGTCTGTGAGGCGTTGAATCGGACGTTATGTGTGCGAATCGACGTTGTATCCCTTGAGAAAAGATGAAAGAAGGAACTATCGTGCCGATGCGACAACAACTAGACAAGAATAATGGAAACTCGTCTAAAAGGTAAGTGTTGGCAGTTGTGGCTTACTTATAACTGTACCTCGCTTGATACGATCGCAGGTGTTGTAATTGGAACCGGGTACCGGTGGCAGCTTGCGATTCGGTGGAGCAATGTACCCCAGTTCGTCCCGGAGATCGGATCTGCGTTTGTCCAGGGTTGCACCGCCAACTCCAGTCTGCTGATAGACTACGTCATCTGGAATAGCGGCACAGTATAGCAAATGTCAACGTGAGCACGATGCTTGTGCTTTTATGTTGCAATGCATTATGCCATCACCCACGCTTGTGCAACAAAGGAAAAACTGGGAAGGAGAGAATCGAGAGAGGATCGCTCGGGAGGATGGCAAGACTAGGGTGGCCGACGCGTGGATCGATCGTCGAGAAACATTGACGAGCTGGTGAACATAATTACACTTTGTTCTCGAGAACCTGCAGCTGATTAAAAAAGCACTTGCAAAATTCCCAGCGCGTTTCCCGACGAGCCTCCATCGTCCTCATGCGACTTAGCGAGtaaaagtaagaaaaaaaaattggtATACATTGTCCCTCGTAATATTTCTCGTCGGCTGAAGAGATACCTCGCAGCCGTGTTTGCTCCGGACCTCGAGTTCGCCTCGAGAGCGCCACGCAAATCACAACTATTCCTACTATTATGACAACGACCGTTGCGCCGACCGGCACCACCACGTTTACGTCGAGCCAGCTGGGCAACCACGGGAAGTAACGCCTGACATCCGCGGTGTTGTCGCCGTTACCGCCGTTACGTACGGGAGGTGCGATCGTGCCTGCACGAAGAGAAAAACGGACGGAAGACGATTAGAGTGCGGTATGCAATTACCTTTATCGCTACCGTGACTCTTCCCCCTGAGGAAGCACATCACGATGACGGCAACGAAGATAACGAGAATCGCCGCCGCCACGGGAACGATCAGATTTAAGTTAGCCatgaaaattttcatcgggtcgtcgtcgttgccacCACCGTTCACGTCCGGTAGCTCGCGGGCCGGTGCAATGGTGCCTGGAACAGAAAACGTTTCGGCAACCGCTCAATCCAGCCACCATTGGCACCGCCAGCGCGAACTGACAGACAGACTCACCCTAGTAGCACAGTACATTGGCAATACGTTGGCtaaatattgattacattGGGAATATCTTGGTCAATATTTCCCAATGCAAAGCTAATATTGgttattaacaaaatgcaATTGCACTGCCAATATTGTAGTGCCCATGACAACACCAATTAGTTatcaaataaatgtaattgtgCTGCCAACATCATTACACCCATGAATTTTGGTGAAGTCCATCCTTTTTATATCTATTCTAATCCTATTCtataataacttataataACAATTCTAATCctataaaaacaaaagtgaTACTTTATCATATCAATTAACGGTTAATCAAtttagtattaataaatagagGATAGTTTAATTAGacttacataaaaaatacgcATATATATTGCTTAAAAACGTAATTATATACTGTTACGTACAGTTCAATTACAATGTCTTTAAAGAGACGTactaaatggaaaataataaatgaaagagTTAAAAAACATGTAGCAATACTTGAGACACAGGATAAGGAAACAAATAGTGCTAGATAGAAGAATAGAAGAATTAATTAGGTCAAAATACTCTAAAGAATCTCTTAATTCTGACTTGTATAGCATAACCAGCAATTTAATCAATATGAATTTTGTGAgtgaatttaataaatgaggATGAATGTATAAATTctaattgcattaataatgAATCTGACAGCTCATGTTCTTCTAttgagtattatttatttgaagatGATTTTAATGAAGCAAGTTTTCATGACAATAATACTTAGGTATAGAAGTTTTGTTTCTAGAGATTATTTCGAAGAAATTACAAGATGCATCAAAaagtgaaatttaaaaaaaatatcgaagtTTCTTGCAGAAAGCGGGgacagagaagaagaaaggaaagagagaacatAATAAACGTGATAAggttaataagaaaaataagattttttattaataagattattaataagatattttatatgctaAAGAGTATTGTTATCAAAgagtaacattattttcttattaaaatactttatgtttttttttattttattattatatattaatacatatataatattatatattatgcttATAAGAATGTTTATAAACTTTCGTAAAACAAAtaaactgaataaaattaaaaattagaaaattattgaactatatacctttaattttttgtacgtatttattttttgtttgttgAAATTGTTTGGCATTTTATACAACAGgctcgatatttaataatgtattttgtagccaataatgaattatatatatttataaaggaCCCTGCACAAATCTTATGGGAAATGGATCCCAGTCGAATCggctgaaaatttaatattggcCAAAAAAGAAAGTTGTTtactttacaatattaattcaatattagAAACTGATCTGTATCCAATGTAAAAAACTTGGATATGTATTAGCCAATCTTGgcaaaaaaatgaaagtaatCTATTGGTCCaataacaaaattcaatattggcTAAAAAAGAGAGCGCCTACTTTACACTATTGGAGCAATGTGGGAAATCACTACATAGTATAGTGGACTGACAAAGATCGAACCTTCTAAGATTCCTTCGTTCCTTCGAAGTCtttcgaagcttcgaaaaaGTAACAGTCCTACTATATACCCAACAACATGAAAGATTGGACATATGTTGTTGCAATGCAGTTGTGCTACTAAGGTCATCCTCGTACTCACCGCCAGTCACCGTCAATGTTGCGAATTCGTACTCAGCCACAGCGAAGCCGGCATTGTTGTGAGCCGTGACGCGCAAGTAGTACCAGCTAGCCGGATCCAGGTCCAACACTACGAAGTTACCGCCCGGCTTGACGTTGTTCGAGACCTGGTTCCATTCCTGCTGATGCCTGGAGAACGCGAAACACGCATCTTTAACTACCGACTCCGACTACGTGGACCGGGTGTGCCAAACCGCCGCGTTCTATCGTTTCTTTATCGTCTTACTTCTTTTTGTGCTCGACGACGAAGTACAGCATGGGACAGCCACCGTCCGACCAGGCGCTCAAATGCAGGGTGATGCTGTTCGTGGATACCTCGATGAATCTCGCCGCTTCGGGGATGATCGGCTTCGAGCCCTTCGTACGTGTGTTTAGGATGTCTGAGGGATCGCCAGTACCAATTCTGCGAATGATTCTCGTAAGTAAAATTCTCTGTGACGTTAATTAGAGCAGTTTTGGTAATTAAGTTACCCATTATATGCCGTAACGTAGATCTGATAACGGGAACCACACCACAGGTTTTCAAGAGTGTATTTCTGCGCCGTGGAGCTGATCTGAACGGTCTCCCAGTCACCGAATTCGGGTTTATAATGAATCGTGTAGCCATGGATCGGTGCATTGTCGGTGGGATGCGGGCGCAGCTTCATCGTCAAGGAGTTTGTGGTGGTTGCGGTAAGAGTGACTTGCGGCGAGTGCGGGGGAGCTGTATACAGaccattaattttattaaaattcgaaatgtttctataattttattaaattcattattgaCAGTATTAAACCTgaagtattaattttttaatagataaaattgaaaatttgcatCCACGTACCGTGAACGACCAACTGATGAGTCACGGTGTCGTGTCCGAAGGAGTTTTCAACGTAGCAAGAGTATTCGCCAGCATCAGCGCGGTCGACTTCCTTGATAAATAGAGATCCCTCGGGCAGCTGTCTCAATCGATCACTCGGCTGGAGAGTGGCACCTCGTACCTTCCACGTTACTTCCGGTGCGGGCACGCCAACGGTGAGACACGGCAGCTTCACGTCTTCCTTGTACGTGGCGGTGAATTTGTCATCGAACGACGCGATCTTCGCCGGTACtatgagaataaaaattaaagtataaCAATTTACTTATGATCAGttctgaaaaattataatcgGTTTGTTTCGATTTCTCTCaagatattgtaattaaataagagttagaaatttacttatttgaattttattcaattttaaaaagaaaaaatttaccTCGAACGCTAGGTCCTAGCGTGACGATCTTGGAAGCTTCTCCTTCGCCGATATTCGTGCTAGCAGTCACCCAGAACTCGTATCTGCGTTGCTTATCCAGTCCAGACGCTTCGTGAGTGAGTTGATTCGGCGGTACCTTCTGACTGGTAGGTTCCTCTGCGTTATCGGCCTTGGTGTAAACGGTATATTGAGAAATAACTCCGTTGGGCTGGCTGGGTGGGCGCCATGAGATGAGAATGGATTCCGCGGACATGACCAGAGCTTTAATGGCGATCGGAGCTTCGGGTGCTGGAAATTAGCGCAGAAAATACTAGTAAACTAATGTATTCCATTAAAAAATGcctgataaataaattttaattaccgtCTTGTTCGGTCTGGCAGTGAATCGGTGCGGATTTGACGCCGTCTCCGCCGGAAGTGAAGGCCAGAACTTGCATGCTGTAGTTCGTATACTTTTTCAGGCCGTGCAGAATGGTCTCGCTGGAAGACGTGATCTTCGTGTCCTTCGTGTTCTCGTCATACCACGTGTCGGAGGGTCCATAGATTACCTGAAATAAGTATTTAAAGATTCTATCGTGAAAgatttttacatctttttcttctcaaGTCGCGCTTTTACTAACTTTGTAGCCGGTGATCACGCCATTGGCCGCGATGAGAGGTGGTGACATCCAGGACACTCGAATAGTCTGAGATGTTAGAGTTGTGCAAGTGGTGTCGTGAGGTGGTTGCTCAGGTACGCCCTCCGCTGTGTGCTGTCTGCGTTCTTCGCTCATAGGGCCAGAACCGACCTTGTTGAACGCCTGAACCACCACGCCGTACTGCGTATAAGTCTTGAGGTTCATGATCTGCAAGTGGTGCTCCTTTCCATCTTCCTTGGAGAACTCGACGGTCTCGAACATGTACGGCTTGTCGGCTGATTGTCTATATCCAACGTAGTAACCAAGAATCTCGCCGTTCCAGTCTTCGCGTGGCGGCGGTTTCCATGTTACCTgggtaattcataaaaattgcataaaattatgtaatttagttatttaattatcgcaattcgtattaatttacttaattcgattgatttaatttagtttatcGTGTTATTGTAGTTTTGAAGCCACAATTGCAACCGATCGTTACCTTAAGCGTGTGCTGATCGAGAGCGTCCACTTTGACGGAAGTCGGCGGGCCGCTAGGCGCTTCCTCGGCCGTGATGATCGTGACTGTGTCGGAAGGATCGGACGTGCCGATTTCGTTCTCAGCGACGATTCGGAGGTGATACGTGGTCGCGGGCCTCAAGTTGAACACTCCGGCTACATTCTGTCGAGAGCCAGGTACGAGCACTCGGTCGATGTCGGTTTCCCAGGAGCCCTTACTGATCTTGTACTCGATGACGTATCGCGTGATCGGGCTATTTCCATCGTAAGGCGCGGCCCATGATAACTGCACCGAACGCCCCGATTTATCCAACACCTTGAGACCATAGGGGACTTCCGGCACctctataaaaaattgtgcgAATTACATCGACATTCcagacatttaaaaaatatttactgatATTAATCGCATAAACCAACCTTGTACGATCATATTGATGCTGGTGTCGTCGCTGCCGAAGGCGTTCGTGGCCACGCAGGTGAACAACGCGGAATCGGTTCTCTCGGTTCGTTTGATGCTCAAGTCGGACAGCACTCCGTTGGCCAAGATCTCTTCGCGAATAGTGTAGCGAGGATCGCTCTTCGTGTCCAGTCTCTTGTTGTTCATGTTCCATAGAATGCCGATCGGTTTCTCTCCTTGCGCCTCGCATTGCAATACGGCTGGCTCTCCGCGACGAGCAGTCTGGTTTCGCAGTTTGATCTCGAATTGCGGAGGGGCTGAGAGATTGCAAGAGGGCACAACGTACAAAACTCGCCAGAAATAACAACGAGATGCGAGAGGTTactgaaatatcgaaaactCGAACCTTGAACCGAGATGAGAATGACGGCGGACAGGCCAGATCCGATGCCGTTGACAGCCTCGCAAAGGTAATAGCCTTCGTTCgtcttttgaatattattgATCGAGAGGGTGCCATCCTCCACGCTGATGTCGGGGTTGCTCAGTTTCAGGTCGGTGTAATCTCCCGGCGTATCCCCTGCGAAGCGGAATAAATTGACAATTAACGCTCGTGACTGGATTAAGAGACCGGCGTTTATCAGATCGTGGATTTGATAAGCGCGACTCACCAGCAGCTCTCTTCCATGTGACTTGCGGCTTGGGGAATCCGTCGGCTTTGCATTCGACTCGTGCGTCAGATCCCTGAGCGAATGCCTTATCAGTGGGCTCCAGAATCCAACGTGGAGGTACTGTTACAGAACAAACAGATTA
This genomic interval carries:
- the LOC105287780 gene encoding Down syndrome cell adhesion molecule-like protein Dscam2 isoform X20, with amino-acid sequence MRNQVKISELCEAGIRMWREPPGGGCKTPTHVIAMLLLAAFLALTTVVSAEDESMGPVFVKEPPNRIDFSNGTGAVVECQARGNPQPDIIWVRSDGTAVGDVPGLRQVLPNGNLVFPPFRAEDYRQEVHAQVYSCLARSSAGSVHSRDVNVRAVVSQFYVTEAENEYVIRANSAIMKCKIPSFVSEFVHVDQWVADDGTIYTPGQEYDGKYLVLPSGELHIRDVGPEDGYKTYQCRTKHRLTGETRLSATKGRLVITEPVGSVRPKIPSTDDVRGFRTLVGGSQALVCPAQGFPVPLFRWYKFIEGTSRRQPVQLNERVRQVSGTLIIREARVEDSGKYLCIVNNSVGGESVETVLTVTAPLTAEIEPSTQTIDFGRPATFTCTVQGNPIKTISWLKDGKPLGLEDRVLRIESVKKEDKGMYQCFVRNDQESAQATAELKLGGRFEPPQIRQAFAEETLQPGPSMFLNCVASGNPTPEITWELDGKRLSNTERLQVGQYVTVNGDVVSHLNISSIHTNDGGLYKCIAASKVGSAEHSARLNVYGLPFIRHMDKKAIVAGETLRVTCPVAGYPIESIVWERDTRVLPINRKQKVFPNGTLIIENVERMSDQATYTCVARNAQGYSARGTLEVQVMVAPEIMPFDIGDEPANWGDTITVTCTVLKGDHPIQIEWAHNGEPISRDHPDISIVSTSKRVSLLTIDAVTARHAGEYTCTASNVAGGTSYSASLAVNVPPRWILEPTDKAFAQGSDARVECKADGFPKPQVTWKRAAGDTPGDYTDLKLSNPDISVEDGTLSINNIQKTNEGYYLCEAVNGIGSGLSAVILISVQAPPQFEIKLRNQTARRGEPAVLQCEAQGEKPIGILWNMNNKRLDTKSDPRYTIREEILANGVLSDLSIKRTERTDSALFTCVATNAFGSDDTSINMIVQEVPEVPYGLKVLDKSGRSVQLSWAAPYDGNSPITRYVIEYKISKGSWETDIDRVLVPGSRQNVAGVFNLRPATTYHLRIVAENEIGTSDPSDTVTIITAEEAPSGPPTSVKVDALDQHTLKVTWKPPPREDWNGEILGYYVGYRQSADKPYMFETVEFSKEDGKEHHLQIMNLKTYTQYGVVVQAFNKVGSGPMSEERRQHTAEGVPEQPPHDTTCTTLTSQTIRVSWMSPPLIAANGVITGYKVIYGPSDTWYDENTKDTKITSSSETILHGLKKYTNYSMQVLAFTSGGDGVKSAPIHCQTEQDAPEAPIAIKALVMSAESILISWRPPSQPNGVISQYTVYTKADNAEEPTSQKVPPNQLTHEASGLDKQRRYEFWVTASTNIGEGEASKIVTLGPSVRVPAKIASFDDKFTATYKEDVKLPCLTVGVPAPEVTWKVRGATLQPSDRLRQLPEGSLFIKEVDRADAGEYSCYVENSFGHDTVTHQLVVHAPPHSPQVTLTATTTNSLTMKLRPHPTDNAPIHGYTIHYKPEFGDWETVQISSTAQKYTLENLWCGSRYQIYVTAYNGIGTGDPSDILNTRTKGSKPIIPEAARFIEVSTNSITLHLSAWSDGGCPMLYFVVEHKKKHQQEWNQVSNNVKPGGNFVVLDLDPASWYYLRVTAHNNAGFAVAEYEFATLTVTGGTIAPPVRNGGNGDNTADVRRYFPWLPSWLDVNVVVPVGATVVVIIVGIVVICVALSRRTRGPEQTRLRGISSADEKYYEGQYDVVYQQTGVGGATLDKRRSDLRDELGYIAPPNRKLPPVPGSNYNTCDRIKRGGTGSVRSHSTWDPRRHMYEELSHYVPNRRCPPPPRMGSAEGLPHRGMEDEICPYATFHLLGFREEMDPSKAMQFQTFPHPGNGHSGTMGPPVGHPTNASAHSRSGSQSMPRQNGRYSRVPSQGGGSGTHNVFSPEYDDPANCAPEEDQYGSQYGSQYGAPYDHYGSRGSVGRRSVGSIRNIPVSGSPEPPPPPPRNHQDQNNSSFNDSKESNEISEAECDRDQLVNRNYGVNARGKDGMTTEEMRKLIERKPNEAPGRQTGSPHGGHGGLLTPYDTVAV
- the LOC105287780 gene encoding Down syndrome cell adhesion molecule-like protein Dscam2 isoform X15, giving the protein MRNQVKISELCEAGIRMWREPPGGGCKTPTHVIAMLLLAAFLALTTVVSAEDESMGPVFVKEPPNRIDFSNGTGAVVECQARGNPQPDIIWVRSDGTAVGDVPGLRQVLPNGNLVFPPFRAEDYRQEVHAQVYSCLARSSAGSVHSRDVNVRAVVAQYYDTDVNKEYAIRGNSAILKCVVPSFVADFVKVLSWHTDQGEEFVPGDDFDGKYLVLPSGELHIRDVGPEDGYKTYQCRTKHRLTGETRLSATKGRLVITEPVGLAKPKFSTIDKSRTFEIAEDQGLTLQCPAQAYPVPVFKWYKFIEGTSRRQPVQLNERVRQVSGTLIIREARVEDSGKYLCIVNNSVGGESVETVLTVTAPLTAEIEPSTQTIDFGRPATFTCTVQGNPIKTISWLKDGKPLGLEDRVLRIESVKKEDKGMYQCFVRNDQESAQATAELKLGGRFEPPQIRQAFAEETLQPGPSMFLNCVASGNPTPEITWELDGKRLSNTERLQVGQYVTVNGDVVSHLNISSIHTNDGGLYKCIAASKVGSAEHSARLNVYGLPFIRHMDKKAIVAGETLRVTCPVAGYPIESIVWERDTRVLPINRKQKVFPNGTLIIENVERMSDQATYTCVARNAQGYSARGTLEVQVMVAPQIAPFSIGDEPANWGEAVSAVCTIVKGDLPIEVSWALNGEPITKENYGDVSISRNSKRVSVMTIEAVSPRHAGEYTCTASNAAGATSYSATLAVNVPPRWILEPTDKAFAQGSDARVECKADGFPKPQVTWKRAAGDTPGDYTDLKLSNPDISVEDGTLSINNIQKTNEGYYLCEAVNGIGSGLSAVILISVQAPPQFEIKLRNQTARRGEPAVLQCEAQGEKPIGILWNMNNKRLDTKSDPRYTIREEILANGVLSDLSIKRTERTDSALFTCVATNAFGSDDTSINMIVQEVPEVPYGLKVLDKSGRSVQLSWAAPYDGNSPITRYVIEYKISKGSWETDIDRVLVPGSRQNVAGVFNLRPATTYHLRIVAENEIGTSDPSDTVTIITAEEAPSGPPTSVKVDALDQHTLKVTWKPPPREDWNGEILGYYVGYRQSADKPYMFETVEFSKEDGKEHHLQIMNLKTYTQYGVVVQAFNKVGSGPMSEERRQHTAEGVPEQPPHDTTCTTLTSQTIRVSWMSPPLIAANGVITGYKVIYGPSDTWYDENTKDTKITSSSETILHGLKKYTNYSMQVLAFTSGGDGVKSAPIHCQTEQDAPEAPIAIKALVMSAESILISWRPPSQPNGVISQYTVYTKADNAEEPTSQKVPPNQLTHEASGLDKQRRYEFWVTASTNIGEGEASKIVTLGPSVRVPAKIASFDDKFTATYKEDVKLPCLTVGVPAPEVTWKVRGATLQPSDRLRQLPEGSLFIKEVDRADAGEYSCYVENSFGHDTVTHQLVVHAPPHSPQVTLTATTTNSLTMKLRPHPTDNAPIHGYTIHYKPEFGDWETVQISSTAQKYTLENLWCGSRYQIYVTAYNGIGTGDPSDILNTRTKGSKPIIPEAARFIEVSTNSITLHLSAWSDGGCPMLYFVVEHKKKHQQEWNQVSNNVKPGGNFVVLDLDPASWYYLRVTAHNNAGFAVAEYEFATLTVTGGTIAPPVRNGGNGDNTADVRRYFPWLPSWLDVNVVVPVGATVVVIIVGIVVICVALSRRTRGPEQTRLRGISSADEKYYEGQYDVVYQQTGVGGATLDKRRSDLRDELGYIAPPNRKLPPVPGSNYNTCDRIKRGGTGSVRSHSTWDPRRHMYEELSHYVPNRRCPPPPRMGSAEGLPHRGMEDEICPYATFHLLGFREEMDPSKAMQFQTFPHPGNGHSGTMGPPVGHPTNASAHSRSGSQSMPRQNGRYSRVPSQGGGSGTHNVFSPEYDDPANCAPEEDQYGSQYGSQYGAPYDHYGSRGSVGRRSVGSIRNIPVSGSPEPPPPPPRNHQDQNNSSFNDSKESNEISEAECDRDQLVNRNYGVNARGKDGMTTEEMRKLIERKPNEAPGRQTGSPHGGHGGLLTPYDTVAV